The window GCGCTGCATATAACTGAAACAAACACAAACGATAGAATAAAAAATAGCTTCTTCATCCTTTAAAAAATTAGCGTTGCAGGTTAATAATTCCAGTATCAGTTCCTTTGAATTTTATATTGGAACCATCCTTGTAGACACCTATCATTTTCCAATAATATGTGCCATTTGGTAAAGCCTTTCCTCCAAAGTTACCATCCCAGCCTGTCTCCATAATCTGGGATATATTATCACTGGTAAAGACTATATTTCCTTGCTGGTCTACTATCTGTAAAGTCAAGCGAGCTACACCTTTTCCATATATTTTAAAGATATCATTGGTACCGTCCCCATTTGGTGTAAATAGGTTTGGCACAAAGATCTCATTCCCCACAAACACCGTTACACTTCCTGTTGAGACACACCCAAAAGCACTCATAACCCTTACAGTATAAGTAGTTGTTACTTCTGGTGAAACAGTTGGGGTTGCAATATTTGGTCGATCCATATTATAGTCAGGAGACCAAAGGTAGAATGTACCTCCTGATGCTTCCAGTGTCACTTCTGTTCCTGCTCCTATTGCAATATCTTCACTCACTGTTACTACTGGCAGATCATTTACTACTACTGTAATGGTATCTGTTCGGGTTAAACAGTCTCCTAAGGAAGCTTTAACAATATAAGTGGTTGTTTCTTCTGGGAATGCCATCGGACTTGATGAAGCAGGATCGTCCAAACCTGCTTGAGGCGACCACTCAAACTTATAGTCACTTGCACCACCATCTATTGTAGTTTCCAGTACAGTTCCTTCTCCATAACAGATTGCCTTGTCCGGTCCAGCATCAATGCTGTAAAATTCATCTACAAATACCGTTACAGAATCTGTTAGACTGATACATCCTTTGTCATTAGTTGCTGTAAGGAAATAGGTTGTTGTGACAGCAGGAGAAGCTTCCGGTTGAGCAACCGTACCTGAAGAAAGCCCTATTGTTGGGAACCACTGATATTGTATCCCATCAATAGCTGATGAACCAATTGTGGTTACACCTTCCGTACAGATTGAGCGATCAATTCCTGCATCTGCAACTGGCAAGTCCAGTTTTATGATACTTACAGATTTTGCGTCATTACAGCCATCCCAGGAAGTTACATTGGCTGTCACTACCATTGATTGCTCTACAGTTGTATCGAATGACACCCCTGTATGAAGCAGGTTGCCACTATTGTCAAACCATTCTACGGATTGCCAGTCTCCCTCTACAGTAAGGCTTGCTTGCTCCCCATCACAAACTTCCAATGTTTCTGGCAATACAAAATCTGGCAAAGGCAATACATTTACGACCAAAGTATCGGTCCAAATACATCCGTTGCTGTTTGTTCTTTCCGCCCACAAGGTATCTGTCTGTGTTATTTCGAATGTCAGGTCGTTTCCTTCTTCAATCATTCCAAGCTGAGATGAGAACCATTTTACCTGATCGTCTGCATTTCCTACTGACAACGCGATGGTTTCCATATAACAGATTGAAGTATCTTGTCCCAGACTAAATGTTGGCAACGCTAATTTTGTGACTTCAACTGTATCTGAATAGATACAGCCATTACTGTTTGTAACCGTTGCCCAAATTGTTTCATCATTATAAACCGTTTGCGTATAGCTTGATGCCGTTCCTTTCTGCAACAATCCTCTAAAGTCTGAGTACCAAGAGACATCAGCGATATTTTCTACTTCAACCTCCAAGTTCAACGCCTCACCTTCGCATATTTGTTGATTAGCACCTAACGAGAATACTGGTAATGCTAGCCTGTTGATGGTGATTGTATCATAATTCACACAGCCTTCCGGATTAAATACTTCCGCTACGTAACTCTTAGTGTCATCAGCATCAACATTGATATACCAAGTATCTTCTGCAATAGGTGTTGATACTCCTTGCTCAAACCAGTTAACTGTTGGCCAGCCTCCTTCAACTTTCAAGGTCACTTGTTCTCCTTGACAAACCGACTGGTCACTGCCCAAAGTAAATGCAGGAAGGTCAAATACATCAATCACAATGGTGTCATAAGCAATACACCCATTGGCATTCTCTACTCGTGACCAAAGTGTATCCTTCACTGTCGCCGTATGCTCATACACATACACGCCATCAGCCAGTTCACCCTCTCTATTAGAATACCATGTTACATTTGTCCAGTCCTCACTTACAGAAAGTGTCTTGCTGGTCATGTAACAGATGGTATCATCTGCTCCAAGTGTATAGTCTGGCAGTGCATATGGATGAATCGGAATCGTGTCATTGCCGATACATCCATTGGCATTTTCAACTGAAACCCATAACGTATCAGGCTCTGAGATTTCATAAGAAAGCGCAGCATCGGTTCCTAATGCCCCTTTCAACTTGGAATGCCATTCAACTCGTTCCCAAGTACCAGCATTCAACGCTATTGTTTCTCCAATACACTCATAAATGTCCGCACCTAAATCTGGCTCCGGCAAAGGGTTCACCTTCACAGCAATGCTGTCTGTATTTAAACATCCTTCGATGTTAGTCACCTCAGCCCAAACGGTATCAGATGCAGTCGCCAACCATTGGAGTGATCTTGAGCTTGAGAGGTAACCTTGCTTCTGTGAATACCATTTCACCTCTGCCCATCCGCCACCTACGTCAAGCAGCAATGTTTCATCAAAACAGATGGCTGTATCTGCTCCCAAGTCAAAACGAGGGATTGGATAAAAATCAACTACGATTGTATCAGCACCTGAACATCCGTTGGCATCTGAAACCGTAACTTCCACAGTATCTTTTTCCAATACCTGATAAGAAAAGCTTTCATCATTAGATGTAAGACCATCTGAAAAACGTCTCCAGGTAACGGTCTCCCATATGCCTAATTCCACATTCAGGTTTACCTCACTTTCTTCACAAATAATGACAGTTGCCTCCAATCCTGGATCTGGCAAGTCATATACTTCAACCGCAATCGTATCAGTGTTGATACAACCATTGCTGTCCGTTACTTCTACCCAAACACTATCATTTTGTACAAAAGCATGGCTCCATGTAGATGATGTATCATCCTGTTGCACTCCTGAGAGGATTGTTCCCCATCTGACTCTTTGCCATACACTTCCTGCCTCAAAATTCAATTCACCACCTTTACAGACAGTTCTGTCTCCACCTAAATCAGGAGTTGGCAATTCCCACATTTCCACAATTACGGAATCAATGGTAAAGCAACCTTTATCGTTCCACACCGTCAGTTCAAGTGTGTCTGTTTCTGTTGTTAACCATGGCAATACCTGCTCGTTTCCAACAATTTCATCTTTTCTTAAGGATTTCCATTGGTATGTAGTATGTCCTGCTCCTGCATCCAGATCAATCACACTTCCAGAACATTCAGATAGGTTCAGGTCGGTTGCCAATACTGGTAACTCCAACAATGAAACTTTTACCGTATCATAAGCCCAGCAACCATTGCTGTTTTTCAATCCCAACTCCAATGAGTCCGTCATATTGACTTCCCAATCAAGTTTCTGGTTCGTGGATATTACTGCCCCATCACTGAGTTTTCGCCAAACAGTTTCACTCCATCCTTCTCCTGCATCAAAGGAAATCGTATTGTCTGCACAAACTTCCAAATCAGATCCTAGGTCAGGTGTCGGCAACTCATAACTTTCAAGCAGGATTGTGTCTTTCCCTACACAGCCATTAATGTCAATCACCGTTACTTCCACTGAATCTTTCTCTCCAGCTACGTATGGGTAAATAACCCCATTCACTGTATTTCCTGAAATTAGCCCTTTCCAGGACACATCTGTCCAGCTATCTGCCAACCTGAGTGTATCAAAAGCATTCCAGCAAACATTTTTGACCTCAGCAAGCCCTGGTTGCGGTACAGGATAGCTTGTAATGGTAAGCGTATCCAAACTTGAACAGCCATTAAAATCTGTTACTGTTACCTCCAGTATTTCTTCTGTCGATACATTTACAGAAACATTCTGTGTTGTACCCAAAAACTTATCCTGAGAAAGTGAATACCAAGATACCTGTGCAAATGTCCCTGTCAGGTTTGTAAGGTAAGTCCCACCTTTACAAATAAATTCCTGCTCAGGTAGGTTTGCTTCCGGCAATTCCCATACACTTACCTTGACCGTATCTTTCATCTGACAACCCAAGGCAGGTTTGTCTACCGTTACCTCAATTTCTTCCTCTGCAATCAAGCTGACCTCCAATGTCAGTCCGGCTCCCAAATCTTTTCCAGACAATGTTCTCCATGTGACCGTTTCACCTGATTTTCCAGCGGATAAGGTAAATGGCGCTTTTGCACAAGTATAAAAGTCATCTCCTAGGTTAGGCTTATCACAAACTGTAAATGACGCTTCAGAAGCAAAAGCACCTCCCTGGTGGCTACTTCCAATAGCATGAACTGACCAATAGTAGGTACCTTCTTCCAAACTGTCTATTAACACTTTCAAACCTGATGAGGTTTGTTGCAAGACAGCTCTTTCTCCGCTGCTCTGTGTCAGCGTTGTTATATAATCACCTTTCCCTGGCTCACTACCTAACCTTACTTCATATGCTGTTGCTCCAGAGACAGCATTCCACTCCAACAATACCTGATTGATCTCTACTGTTGTGGAAAGCCCTGCCGGAGCAGTAGGCACTGATACAGTTCCTGTATCATTATTCTGATATAAAATTGTCTGTACGCCTGTATAGGTATTTCCAGTTGTCAATAAGTCCAGTTTATTGTCTCCATTCCAGTCTGCTACTGCAATTCCACCATCTGAAATTAAGGTAAAAGCAATACCTGAATCCGTAAACCCTGTTCCACTACTGTTCGTCAATGCCCAAATTTCTTTTACACCACCTGACGTAACCCCAGAAAGAAAGACATCGATATACCCATCCAAATCAAAGTCTCCAGCTTTTACATCACCACCTGCCAATTGTGGTAAACTCCAAGTGTTCTCCTGCCAACCTGCTGACTTATTAAGGTATACTTTTGCTACAGATGTACCTCCACTACCAAAGCCTGACATAATCAAGTCCATACGACCATCCTGATCGAAGTCTGCCTTGTCCAGTTTAGGTTCAGTCAGTCTTTGAAAAGAGGCAGAAACGGCCTCCCATGTACCGACACCTGTCTGGACATACAGTTTACTAAGGTAATTACCATAGATATCCTGTCCTGACACAAATAAGTCTGTACGTCCATCCAAATCCGCATCAAAGGATAGCAGCTGTGCATTGGTAAAGGATGGCAGGTTAGTTGACTTTTCTATCCATATATTCTCATCCAACACAAAAAATCGGGTTTGTGCCACACCATCTGTATCACTTCCTGTCAGTAGTATGCCTTGCTTTCCTTCAGACCTGAAATCTCCCCATAGGACAGCAGCATTTGAATAATCGGGTAACCCATTTTCAAGTGAAGTCCAAGTTCCGCTACCATTGTGGGTGTATACATGCACTTTTCCTTCTCCCGTTCCAGTATCCTTACCTGTAACAATTAGGTCTGAAATTCCATCACTGTTCACATCTGCCGCAAGCAGGGAAGGGTCTGACAATTCTGTCAAACCATTACTCCAGCTATCCCAACCTGAGCCATTATAATGCATGGCTTGCAGGTACCAACTTCCTCCCGCATCCTTACCAGAGATCACAAGGTCTTTCATACCATCCAGATCCAAATCCAATGACAGTACTTCTCCTTCATACAATGCAGGCAAGTCTGTTGAGCTTACCTTTTCAAACCCCTGGGCCATTGCTCCCAGCATGTTAAAGGATACCACACATGCCGTTAAAAAAATATAGCCTATCCTATTCATGATAAAAAATTAGTTCTGAATCAATACTTTAGTAGCCTTCACTTCCTGAACTGTTACTAATTGTAATATGTAAACTCCTGAAGGAAGTCTCTCATTTTCATACCTCACTGTATAGTGGTTTGCACCCGACAGTTCTTTTTCCCATAATTTTTTGGCATCACCTGCACTTCTTAGTGAAAGTACCCCGTCCATCTCCTCATTCAGTCTTACATTAATGGTAAAACGACCATCATTTGGCACCGGCACAACCTCCAACAGTTGAATATCGCTGTCTTCATCTATATCCTCATTGGAAGAGCCTGCAATTCCAAACCTTCCATTTGACAAGGATACTACATCAAGTTGTCTGGATACAGTAGCTATACAGTTTGCCAAGTTAGCTTGCATGGTAACGGTGTAGGTTCCTGCCTGATTGAATCGAATTTCACGTTGATGATCTGTTTCAGAAACGATTTCTACTTCAGGTTCAATTGACCAGTTAATTCCATCTGGCAATGGCCATGAAACGTCTATCAGCATAAAGGTTTCTACAACTTCTGTTGGAGATGTTTCCACAAGGAAATTCGCTTCTAGTAGGTCATCCCTTTCCACTACTTCAAAAGTAGTACTTGTTGTACACCCTGCTAACGTTTCAACTTCTAGCTCATAATTACCTGCCCCTATCACCAGTAATACCTGCTCATTAGAGGTAAGTCCTCTGTCTGATGTCCAAGTTACTTTATGCCATTGGCTGCCAGCATCCAAGCTAAAGACTGAGCCAGCACAGATTTCAATAATATCCGTCAGGTTAGCAACCTCAAGCACCAATGCTTGTGGGTCTTCCAATATTTTGGTGATCATCGCCTGACAACCATTCGCATCCGTTACTGTTACTGTGTAAGTACCTGCATTCAATGCTGAAGCTATGGCTGTCTCCTGACCATTATTCCAACTGAAAGTATAAGGTGCTGTACCACCACTTACCTCTACCTGAATTTCACCGTCAGCAGCACCCACACAAACCGGGTTTGAGAAACTTGCTACTGATAACCTCAGTTCGGCAGGTTCGCCTACCGTATAAGTTCTAGTGATACTACATCCTTTTGCTGCATCTACAATGGTCAGCTGGTAAGTCCCTTTTCTTAATCCTCCAAGAGTATTTCCTTCAGCTCCATTCTCCCATATATATTCGTAGCTTCCTGAACCTCCTTGTGCTGTAATGGTAATACTGCCATCACTGCCTCCAAAACAAGAAACATTCTGGATTTCAAAGTTTGCCACCTCCAATACTGGTGGGTTATCTAGTCTGAATCCGTATGCACTTTGTGTACAACTGTTCTCATCCGATACAGTGAAATCATATCTGCCTGATGTCAACCCTGAAACTGTAAACGTACTATCTGCGTCATTCCATTCCACCAAACTACCTTCCGGAGCTGTCAGTACATAAGTACCTGTTCCGCCTTCAGGCCTAAAGATCAGTTGTCCGTCAGCAGCACCAACACATGAAGGGTTGATAGCATCTACCAATGACAGTGTAAGTGAAGCTGGCGCCCCAATGGTTACTTCTGTTGAAATTGAGCAACCGTTGGCATCTCTTATTTCTGCGATGTAAGTACCTGCACCAACACCTGTCAATTCTGTGCCCCTTTGTCTGTTACTCCAAGACACAAAATATGGTGCGGTTCCACCTGATACCGATAGGGATGCCATTCCGTCATTGGTCAAGGAACATGTCGCATCAACAATATCAGAAACTGATACTTCAAGTGGTGTTGGCTGGCTATCCAATGTAAGTTCTGCCTCTAACAAACATTGATTCTGGTCGGTTATTCTGACATGGTACGTTCCTACTCCAATTCCCGAAAGTGTTCTTCCAGTCACACCTAAGTCTGTCCACTCAATCAGGTAAGGTAATCTTCCACCAGTAACATCTATCGTGATCGAACCATCTACAGCTCCGTAACAGCTTGGGCTGACCATCTGTGTTGAGATAATCTTCAAGATATCTGGAGAAGGTACTGCAAGCTCCGCGGTAGCTATACAAGCCAATGAAGACTCCATATCAGATACGGTCACTTCATATGTACCTACCCCTACCTGTTGCAGGTGCTTTGTTGTAGCTATTACATTGGTCTCGTCTTTAAGCCTCCACTCGTATGCAAATGATTGGTTACCTCCATTTACTTCGATAAAGATATTACCTTCATTTCCATCCGGACACTTTGGCTTTTGAATACTGATTGGTGTAACCTCAATCGGCTCTGGATCATTCAGGCTAAATGCACTTGTGAAGGTACAACCATAGTTATCCGCTATTACCAATGTAAATGTTCCCTCAGGCAACCCTGTAACAGAAGCTCCTTCCCCAACAATAGCATTGTTGCTATCCAACCAAGTGATTGTCGAAATTTCTGTTAAGTCTCGCTCCAATACCTGCACCGATGCATTACCATCAGCACCTTCAAAACATGTAGGGTTTGAACTGCTTATGATTGCATCAATCTCGTTTCTTTTAGTAAGTAAAAGAGATGGCGCTATCACTTCACAACCTCTTGCATCTCTTACAGTCAAGGTTACTTCTCCATATGGCAAGCCACTCTTTTCTGTCAGTCCTGACACAAAACCTTCCCCATTCCAACTATATTCATAAGGTGGAAGACCTCCAGAGACCCAGCTTCCCATAGCCCCGTCTGCAATACCTGAACATGATGTCGCATTTATTTCATACAAACCTGCAAAAAGGCTCGTTCTGTCCTTGATTGAAACATTCAATGGGTCGCTGACACAACCATACTGATCTATAGCCCAAACTGTGTAGTCTCCGGCAAAAAGCTGGTCTAGTGTTGCTGTCCTATTCCCCGTAAATTCATAATTTCCTTTCTTCCATCTGTAAGTGAATGATTCTCCACCTCCTGCTCCTATTACTGAAATGGAACCTGTCGCATTGCCACAGTCTGAAGAGTCAAGACTAACCAACGAGATACTTACAGCAGCTCTATCTTCAATGGTTACAGCTACGGTCGTATCACAATGTGTTGACAGGTGCTCGATTGTCGCTAGGTATTGTCCTGCTGTTACATTGTTCAACGATGTTCCTGTAGTAACAGCGATGTCATTCCAAGTAATGGCAAATTCTGATGTTGGGAAATTCTGTAACTGAACTGCTCCAATCGCTTTTCCACAAGATGATGGTGTTATATCAAAAACTGGTTCTCCAAATACATGTCCTATCTTTTCCTCCTCTATATTGATGGTTAGGTATGCCGGACAAGTTCCTTGGTCATTAAATGATAGAATTACCGATTCATAAGCCTTGAATCCTTTCAGTTCAAATACCCCGTTTGTGTTATCCTCACTTACTATCGTAATTCCATCTGCTCCGTTAAAGTAATAAGGTCCATTACCTCCAGTTACCTCTACCTTTACCTGTCCTGTTGGCTGACTACAATATGGTAATTCCCTTTCTACCTCCACAGCCTTAGGCGCTCCCTCAGCTGTAAGTGAGAATGTAAAATCAGCAAATGTACAAGAAGCATTATCTGTTACATTCACCTGATAAGCTCCAGCAGTCAATCCTGTAACATTGGCAGTGTTATATGGAAGATCATTCCACTCAAATGTAAAGTCATTGTTATCCAAAACTACATCACTAAGGTCAGTCACCACCAATGACACCTCACCGTCATTACCACCACAAGAAGGGTTACTGTCAACCACAACCGAGACTTTAAATTGTCTATCCAGCTTTGTGACCTGCACAGTTGGCACCTCAATTTCACAACCTGTTTCCTGATCCTTTACTACAAAGTCATATGTTCTTGAAGCAGAAAGGTTTTCAATCAATGTATTAGTTCCCGTAAATTCCTTCACCAACTCAGAAGCCTGATAGAGTGCATAGCTGCCTGAACCTTGCATCACATCCAGATTTACGGCTCCATTACCAAGCCCACAATAATCGACAGCGGTTTCTGTTACATTCACCTCCATCTCTGTATAATTGAAAGTTGTCACTACACTTCCAGAGGCAGGAGTGCAACCATTCGCATCTATCAAACTGAAGGTATAAGTGTAACCTCTTTTGAGAGAATCAATTAAATAGCTACTAACGGGGCTATCTATACTTTGTGAGAAATTGCCAAGACTGCTTGACCATCTCAGCGTATAAGGTGCTACCCCTCCATCAATATCAATCGTGACCTCGCCAGAAGGATTTCCTAGACATGCATTAATCGTCGGATTAACATTGTTTACAACAAAACCCAAAACAGCAGGAGCAGATACTTCAAATGGTAATTCCTCTGAATTAATTGGACACAAAGTCAACGTATTGTCAACTGCCTGAATATAGTATTGACCTACAGCAAGGTTATTGAACATACCACTGCTATTGGAAGTCAATAACGTCCCATCTTTTTGGTAAAGGTTGAAAGTATAATTGCCTTGTCTTGGGTTCTGCTCATTAACACCTGCATTGACAGCAACCCAACCAAAGTCATCAGCACAGTCTAATGAAGTAACTGCGTTTGAGATATACAATGGATATAGAAGTTCGCTTTCCAGATCAAGTGTCTTTTCATCATATCCGCAAGCATCTGAATAACCATAACGGAACCTATAAACACCAGCCGGAACAGCTTCAAATATTATGGAAGCCCCATTTGCTTCTACAGTAGCATAATTAGTCCAACTTGCTGCATCTTGTCTTTCCACAATTAGCGTAGCTCCTGTAATATTTACTTCAGCCACCAAGTTAAACCCATCACAGCTATTGCCTCCAGTTTTGGAGACACTTACCAGTTCTGGTTCTTCACTGATTCCTATCTGTATCAACTTACCTGTTTGCGCCTGCCATTCTGCACAACCACTCTCGTAATAATATAATTGGTATTCACCAGCGGGGATGTTAGTCCATTCCAAGATTGCAGGCGATGCTGTTGCCGTATAAGTAGGTAATGCTGTTTCATCATCCGTTTTCACCCACTTAAACTGAATGCCGCTTGCATCAATAACTTCTAAAGAAATTGTTCCATCATTTGAATCGGAACAAGTCAAGTCCTGATGAACCATGCTAATCACCTCAAGAGGTTTCTTTTCTGGAACAGAATATTCTTTTGCTCCTTCTGCAGATGAACTACCATCAAAGGATGTTGTGACACAGCCATTAGCATCTACAATTTCTACCAAATACATTTGGTTACCTGCTAGGTCCTCTAGCCTTATGCTATCAACCGAAACTTTATAATCCTCATACAAAGTAACAGTAAATGCCTGATTTGGTAGATCCTGCGTCTTGACATTAATAGAATATGGCAGGTGTCCTCCCTGAATTTTAATATCAAGAGCACCTGTAGGTTGACCGTAACAGGTAGTCGCTATAGGGTTAACTTCAACTTCAACTGCTGCTGTTTGTGGAATAGTAACTGCTCCTGATCCATCGTTTACATGATCATTGTTTTCTTGCCACTCAACTCGAAGTGAATCTTTTGTCAATCCATCCAATTCATAGATGGTTAACTGATCTACTAAACGCCAATCACTACAGGAGTCATCCCGAATTTTAAGGAAGTAAGTTTCATCACCATCCAAATCAATTGGCATAAAGGTATTAGTTCCTGTAAATACTACAGAATCCAAATTTGTTATTGCGTTTGCCACTGCCAATTCATAGCCTGTTCCAGCACCTCCTGCCACACTTATAATTTCGACCTTACCATCCTGTGCATCAAAACAGGTTGTACTAAATAGGTTGATTGAAACTTCAAAGGGAGGATAGTTTGATAGATAATAATGCAATGTTACAGGATTATCACCTCCCCCTTCAAGTGCATCTGTGTTCATTTGCGCAAGGTTATCTCTTACAGATGTATCATAGAATGAGTCAAGATAATCTGCACTGTAATTGATATTCTTATAAGGAGCATTATAAGCATCGATTACTTCTATCTGGTAGGTGTTTTCATTGGTGAGGAATAATTCCCCATCACTTTCTCTACGCAAAACACTATCACCAACTATCAAGCGATAATTTAATCCATTTACGATCACCTTATAGTAAGCTGAACCTTTAACTGTATCATATAAAGGAATACCGCCCTCAATATTAAGCTTGACCTGACCATCTGCACCATCTATACAATTTGGTTTTTCAGGTGCGAGGAATGTTATCGCTAAAGAATCTGGAGCAAATAATGTTGTGCTTGCCGAATCGCTACTGTAAGCAAGTGAATCAAAAACTGCAATATTTAAAGCGCCTGCAGGAAGTAAGTCAAGGTATCTCGAAACAGTATATGGAGCACCTGTGGCAAATGGAACAGTAATCGTATTCCAAGTAGTACTTCCCCTGGCTGATACTTTAGTGTATATTTATAATTACCACCAATCTGTGCTGGAATACCTCCAGATATTGTATAGTAAGCTCTACCAGTTTCAGCCTTAGTACCAATTGCAGACTGTACATGTAATGTATCGCCTGGTATACGTGCCCAGTTCTTTAAAGAATCAATTTTAAGAACAAGTGGGGCTGGTTCTTCCAAAACAATAATATCAGAAATAACAATATCTCCAGTTGTAGATGCACCATCTGAAATACTAGTCAAATCATCTTCTATAGGACTTTCATAATACTTATCTTTTACGACTACTCTATAAGTACCAGCATTAAGATTAAGAAGTGAATGTGATGTACCTGTTACATCTGTAAAATCTCTATGCAGACTATAACCTGTATCTTCCAATTTGTAAAGAGCTGCTTTATAATCAGGGATACCACCAGTTATTTCTATTGTAATACTTCCATTATTGCCTCCATTGGTTGAAATTTCATACCCTAGACCATAATCAAATGGAGTTGCCGTAACAGCTAGTGGACTTGGGGCATTAAGGCTAACCGAAGCGTTTCCATAGATTGTCGTACAACCAAGATTATCAGTTAAGGCACTGACTTGGTAAGTATTTGCATTTAGCTCCCCAAAGATATGGTCGGTTGAAAAAGTAGTTGTATCTGTGTTACTGAGTGTAATTTTATAATCCGGCAATCCTCCAGTCACCGTTACCTTGATGCGACCATCTTGACCGTTGTGTCTTGAAACATTGAATGAGGTACCATAGCTAGATACTATTTCATTTGTTACAGTTATTTTGCTAGGCTCTTTAACTTCCACTTCCTTTATCACATAGCCGGTATATCCATCATCATACTTTGTTATATCCTCTGTTAGATATAAAGAGTAGGTTTCTGCTGTAATGCCTGAAATAGGCTCTAAGATTAGTTTTGTGTTATCAGTATTGAGGGTAACATTCCCAGTATATGCCGCTTCAGAAAGTGCCGTTCCACTCGATAGGAGACACCACCTGAAATTTGATACCACACTACTAGATAGTATTCTCCCATCAGGTATGGAAAGCATTGAAGATACAGAAACGGATCCTCCATTACAGATAATTGGAAGTGCCTGATTAGTTCCAGCAACTCCACTGCCATTATCAAAACTTTCTCCATCCCCTGAATCTGATGAAATAGCTGGAGGGTTCGTAAATTTAAATGATGAAGAATAGGCTTTGGCGTATCCAACTGCTAAAGAACCGTCTACCAAACTATCCAATTGTCCATCGGACAAATTTATATTGTAGGTGCCATCAGCTTCTTTTTGTCCCCACAAATTAAGACCACCTATATCAAATGCAGATACATAAATATCTTGCCCTGTTGGAAAACCTGTAAAGGAAATTTCCTTTAAATTCTCTGATGCATTTACTAAACTGTAATGATTATTTACAGGTAGTTTATTCCATGATCCATCAGCAGATTTACTTAAGCAAACAAGATATAATAATGAATCACTTCCACCTTCTACACTTAATTCTACTGAACCAAGAGGATGGATATCTTCAGGACTATGAAGAGT of the Limibacter armeniacum genome contains:
- a CDS encoding FG-GAP-like repeat-containing protein; the protein is MNRIGYIFLTACVVSFNMLGAMAQGFEKVSSTDLPALYEGEVLSLDLDLDGMKDLVISGKDAGGSWYLQAMHYNGSGWDSWSNGLTELSDPSLLAADVNSDGISDLIVTGKDTGTGEGKVHVYTHNGSGTWTSLENGLPDYSNAAVLWGDFRSEGKQGILLTGSDTDGVAQTRFFVLDENIWIEKSTNLPSFTNAQLLSFDADLDGRTDLFVSGQDIYGNYLSKLYVQTGVGTWEAVSASFQRLTEPKLDKADFDQDGRMDLIMSGFGSGGTSVAKVYLNKSAGWQENTWSLPQLAGGDVKAGDFDLDGYIDVFLSGVTSGGVKEIWALTNSSGTGFTDSGIAFTLISDGGIAVADWNGDNKLDLLTTGNTYTGVQTILYQNNDTGTVSVPTAPAGLSTTVEINQVLLEWNAVSGATAYEVRLGSEPGKGDYITTLTQSSGERAVLQQTSSGLKVLIDSLEEGTYYWSVHAIGSSHQGGAFASEASFTVCDKPNLGDDFYTCAKAPFTLSAGKSGETVTWRTLSGKDLGAGLTLEVSLIAEEEIEVTVDKPALGCQMKDTVKVSVWELPEANLPEQEFICKGGTYLTNLTGTFAQVSWYSLSQDKFLGTTQNVSVNVSTEEILEVTVTDFNGCSSLDTLTITSYPVPQPGLAEVKNVCWNAFDTLRLADSWTDVSWKGLISGNTVNGVIYPYVAGEKDSVEVTVIDINGCVGKDTILLESYELPTPDLGSDLEVCADNTISFDAGEGWSETVWRKLSDGAVISTNQKLDWEVNMTDSLELGLKNSNGCWAYDTVKVSLLELPVLATDLNLSECSGSVIDLDAGAGHTTYQWKSLRKDEIVGNEQVLPWLTTETDTLELTVWNDKGCFTIDSVIVEMWELPTPDLGGDRTVCKGGELNFEAGSVWQRVRWGTILSGVQQDDTSSTWSHAFVQNDSVWVEVTDSNGCINTDTIAVEVYDLPDPGLEATVIICEESEVNLNVELGIWETVTWRRFSDGLTSNDESFSYQVLEKDTVEVTVSDANGCSGADTIVVDFYPIPRFDLGADTAICFDETLLLDVGGGWAEVKWYSQKQGYLSSSRSLQWLATASDTVWAEVTNIEGCLNTDSIAVKVNPLPEPDLGADIYECIGETIALNAGTWERVEWHSKLKGALGTDAALSYEISEPDTLWVSVENANGCIGNDTIPIHPYALPDYTLGADDTICYMTSKTLSVSEDWTNVTWYSNREGELADGVYVYEHTATVKDTLWSRVENANGCIAYDTIVIDVFDLPAFTLGSDQSVCQGEQVTLKVEGGWPTVNWFEQGVSTPIAEDTWYINVDADDTKSYVAEVFNPEGCVNYDTITINRLALPVFSLGANQQICEGEALNLEVEVENIADVSWYSDFRGLLQKGTASSYTQTVYNDETIWATVTNSNGCIYSDTVEVTKLALPTFSLGQDTSICYMETIALSVGNADDQVKWFSSQLGMIEEGNDLTFEITQTDTLWAERTNSNGCIWTDTLVVNVLPLPDFVLPETLEVCDGEQASLTVEGDWQSVEWFDNSGNLLHTGVSFDTTVEQSMVVTANVTSWDGCNDAKSVSIIKLDLPVADAGIDRSICTEGVTTIGSSAIDGIQYQWFPTIGLSSGTVAQPEASPAVTTTYFLTATNDKGCISLTDSVTVFVDEFYSIDAGPDKAICYGEGTVLETTIDGGASDYKFEWSPQAGLDDPASSSPMAFPEETTTYIVKASLGDCLTRTDTITVVVNDLPVVTVSEDIAIGAGTEVTLEASGGTFYLWSPDYNMDRPNIATPTVSPEVTTTYTVRVMSAFGCVSTGSVTVFVGNEIFVPNLFTPNGDGTNDIFKIYGKGVARLTLQIVDQQGNIVFTSDNISQIMETGWDGNFGGKALPNGTYYWKMIGVYKDGSNIKFKGTDTGIINLQR